A stretch of the Tardiphaga sp. 709 genome encodes the following:
- a CDS encoding ABC transporter ATP-binding protein, producing MSDLAIRSLSKSFGGVRAVNEVSFDIKRGEFLALIGPNGAGKSTCFNMINGQLPPDSGEIWFEGAKLNGKKPRDIWRLGIGRTFQVAATFNSMTVIENVQMALISHANQVYRLWKPASSLHRERALELLAQVGMQDAADRPSRELAYGDVKRVELAIALASDPRLLLMDEPTAGMAPKERNDLIALVKRLVIEKGISVLFTEHSMDVVFAFADRIIVLARGRLIADGDAKSIRDNPQVREVYFGTGKTFQKSKAH from the coding sequence ATGAGCGACCTCGCCATTCGTTCGCTCTCGAAATCCTTCGGCGGCGTGCGCGCCGTCAACGAGGTGTCGTTCGATATCAAGCGCGGCGAATTCCTCGCGCTGATCGGCCCCAACGGCGCCGGCAAGTCGACCTGCTTCAACATGATCAACGGCCAGCTGCCGCCGGATTCCGGCGAGATCTGGTTCGAAGGGGCGAAGCTCAACGGCAAGAAACCACGCGATATCTGGCGCCTTGGTATCGGTCGTACCTTTCAGGTCGCCGCCACCTTCAACTCGATGACGGTTATCGAGAATGTGCAGATGGCGCTGATCTCGCACGCCAATCAGGTTTATCGGCTGTGGAAGCCGGCATCCTCGCTGCATCGCGAACGCGCACTCGAACTGCTGGCCCAGGTCGGCATGCAGGATGCCGCCGATCGGCCCAGCCGCGAGCTGGCTTATGGCGACGTCAAGCGCGTCGAACTGGCGATTGCGCTCGCCAGCGATCCCCGTCTGCTGCTCATGGACGAGCCGACCGCCGGCATGGCGCCCAAGGAGCGCAACGATCTGATCGCGCTGGTGAAACGTCTGGTGATCGAGAAGGGCATCTCCGTGCTGTTCACCGAGCATTCGATGGATGTGGTGTTCGCCTTCGCTGATCGCATCATCGTGTTGGCGCGGGGCCGGCTGATCGCCGATGGCGATGCCAAGTCGATCCGTGACAATCCGCAGGTGAGGGAAGTGTATTTCGGCACCGGCAAGACCTTCCAGAAATCGAAGGCCCACTGA
- a CDS encoding ABC transporter ATP-binding protein, with the protein MSAPMLSVENLGASYGAAQILYDLSLQVGRGEVVALMGRNGAGKTTTMKAIMGLMAQSTGKVQFDGHDISGRQPYEIARLGLGFTPEDRRIFSDLTVLENLDIGRQPPRKFSDGVAAPVWTEEKLLALFPNLGEMPNRPGGRMSGGEQQMLTVARTLMGNPLLILLDEPSEGVAPLIVELMANTILELKKAGVSILLSEQNVHFAELVSDRAYVLEKGQIQWDGTMAELAENIDIQRAYLTV; encoded by the coding sequence ATGAGTGCCCCGATGCTCTCGGTCGAAAATCTCGGTGCCTCCTATGGCGCTGCGCAGATTCTCTATGATCTCAGCCTGCAGGTTGGGCGCGGCGAAGTGGTGGCACTGATGGGCCGCAACGGCGCCGGCAAGACCACGACCATGAAGGCCATCATGGGCCTGATGGCGCAGTCTACCGGCAAGGTCCAGTTCGATGGCCACGATATCTCCGGCCGGCAGCCTTACGAGATTGCGCGGCTCGGCCTCGGTTTCACGCCGGAGGACCGCCGCATCTTCTCCGATCTGACGGTGCTGGAAAATCTGGATATCGGCCGCCAGCCGCCGCGCAAGTTCAGCGACGGCGTAGCGGCGCCGGTCTGGACCGAGGAGAAGTTGCTGGCGCTGTTCCCGAACTTGGGCGAAATGCCGAACCGTCCGGGAGGGCGGATGAGCGGTGGCGAACAGCAGATGCTCACCGTGGCGCGGACGCTGATGGGCAATCCGCTGCTGATCCTGCTGGACGAGCCGTCCGAGGGCGTTGCCCCCCTGATCGTCGAACTGATGGCCAACACCATTCTCGAATTGAAAAAGGCCGGGGTGTCGATTCTGCTGTCGGAGCAGAATGTGCATTTTGCCGAACTGGTCTCGGACAGGGCCTATGTCCTCGAAAAGGGCCAGATCCAATGGGATGGCACCATGGCCGAGCTGGCGGAGAATATTGACATTCAACGCGCTTATTTGACGGTGTAA
- a CDS encoding MarR family winged helix-turn-helix transcriptional regulator, producing MAQKPTKLKALPTAEPSPDYVLDSQVGFLMRVAMQRHTSIFMSNMIEDLTQTQFAVLAKLHEVGPSSQNHLGRLVYLDAATIKGVVDRLGLRGFITTGSDPTDRRRRAVSLTEKGARVVDAAIRVAAEVSAKTLRPLTAEEQRTLTRLLKKIT from the coding sequence ATGGCGCAGAAACCGACCAAGCTGAAGGCCCTTCCGACCGCGGAGCCATCGCCGGACTATGTCCTCGACTCCCAGGTCGGCTTCCTGATGCGCGTGGCGATGCAGCGCCACACCTCCATCTTCATGTCCAACATGATCGAGGATCTGACCCAGACGCAATTCGCGGTGCTGGCGAAGCTGCATGAGGTCGGCCCGAGTTCACAGAACCATCTCGGGCGGCTGGTCTATCTCGATGCCGCGACCATCAAGGGGGTTGTGGATCGGCTGGGCCTGCGCGGATTCATCACCACCGGTAGCGACCCTACGGATCGCCGTCGCCGTGCAGTGTCGCTGACCGAGAAGGGCGCCCGTGTGGTCGATGCCGCAATCCGCGTTGCAGCGGAGGTCAGCGCCAAAACGCTGCGCCCCTTGACCGCCGAAGAGCAACGCACACTGACGCGGTTGCTGAAGAAGATCACCTGA
- a CDS encoding xanthine dehydrogenase family protein molybdopterin-binding subunit produces the protein MILQADGEIGEFRDGLPTETALIEKGYGDVDGAFANAHAVVSLSLSIGRHSGVPLETRGAIGRYIAETDMLEMYGAAKVPHWNRDQLAKMFGRTAANTNLFEGHVGGGFGVRGEMYPEDVLVCLAALRLGRPVKWIEDRREHLIAANHSRQQTHHIRAAIDKDGNILAIDNEFFHDQGGYMRTHAATVPDLAAAMLPGPYRIPAYRVLGHIRLTNKTPGGTYRAPGRYESTFVRERLLDAVAAKVGIDGVEVRRRNLIALSAMPVTRALETLGTDIVLDSGDYPKLLDKALDGIGWDALQTQIAQRRKAGELVGSGVAMFVEKSGLGPFDDVRINVGTDGLVEVVTGAASVGQGVETVIAQICAEKLGASYDNVSVIHGQTNRIARGLGAFASRVSVMTGEATRQAALKLRDKALAAAAELMQLSADQLDIVDGHIIRLDGSTGPSMTLAEIAKALEPGSNLLGDDEPGLFAEASFESKHMTYPYGVHVAVVSLARDTGGISVERYLVAYDIGKAINPMLVDGQIVGGVAQGIGGALYEEFTYDDRGEPLAVTFADYLMPTAREVPDVEVIISEDAPSPLNPMGLKGAGEGGTNAVGAAIAAAIDDALGQPGAITQLPVSPQRIKALLNSKM, from the coding sequence GTGATCCTGCAGGCCGATGGCGAGATCGGCGAGTTCCGCGACGGACTACCGACCGAGACCGCGCTGATCGAGAAAGGTTATGGCGACGTCGATGGAGCCTTCGCCAATGCCCATGCCGTAGTCAGCCTTTCGCTCTCCATCGGCCGTCATTCCGGCGTTCCCCTGGAGACGCGCGGCGCCATCGGCCGCTATATCGCCGAGACCGACATGCTGGAAATGTACGGTGCTGCGAAAGTCCCGCACTGGAATCGCGACCAGCTTGCGAAGATGTTCGGCCGCACCGCTGCCAACACCAATCTGTTCGAAGGCCATGTTGGTGGCGGCTTCGGCGTTCGCGGCGAGATGTATCCCGAGGACGTATTGGTATGTCTGGCGGCGCTGCGCCTCGGCCGTCCCGTGAAATGGATCGAGGACCGCCGCGAGCATCTGATCGCGGCCAATCACTCCCGGCAGCAGACCCATCACATTCGGGCTGCCATCGACAAAGACGGAAACATCCTGGCCATCGACAACGAGTTCTTCCACGATCAGGGCGGCTATATGCGCACGCATGCCGCGACCGTGCCTGACCTCGCCGCCGCGATGCTGCCCGGTCCCTATCGCATTCCCGCCTATCGCGTGCTCGGCCATATCCGCCTGACGAATAAGACGCCCGGCGGGACTTATCGCGCGCCCGGGCGCTATGAGAGCACTTTTGTGCGCGAACGATTGCTGGATGCGGTTGCGGCCAAGGTGGGCATCGACGGCGTCGAGGTCCGACGCCGCAACCTCATCGCGCTAAGCGCGATGCCGGTGACGCGTGCGCTGGAAACGCTTGGCACCGACATCGTGCTGGATTCCGGCGATTATCCGAAACTGCTGGACAAGGCGCTGGATGGCATTGGCTGGGACGCGTTGCAGACGCAGATTGCGCAGCGCCGGAAAGCCGGCGAACTGGTCGGCTCCGGTGTCGCCATGTTCGTCGAGAAAAGCGGTCTTGGCCCGTTCGACGATGTGCGGATCAATGTCGGGACCGACGGGCTCGTGGAAGTCGTCACCGGCGCCGCTTCGGTGGGCCAAGGCGTCGAAACTGTCATCGCTCAGATTTGCGCAGAGAAACTCGGCGCCAGCTATGACAATGTCAGCGTGATCCACGGCCAGACCAACCGTATCGCCAGAGGCCTCGGCGCCTTCGCCTCGCGCGTCTCCGTGATGACGGGCGAAGCGACGCGGCAGGCCGCGCTGAAACTGCGCGATAAGGCTCTGGCTGCGGCAGCCGAATTGATGCAATTGTCCGCCGATCAACTCGACATTGTCGACGGTCACATCATCCGTCTCGATGGCAGCACCGGCCCGTCCATGACACTTGCCGAGATCGCAAAAGCGCTCGAACCGGGAAGCAATCTGCTCGGCGACGACGAACCTGGCCTGTTCGCCGAAGCGTCGTTCGAATCCAAGCATATGACCTACCCATACGGCGTCCATGTCGCCGTCGTCTCACTGGCGCGCGATACAGGCGGCATCAGCGTCGAGCGGTATCTTGTCGCCTATGACATCGGCAAGGCGATCAACCCGATGCTGGTCGATGGCCAAATCGTTGGCGGCGTGGCCCAAGGCATCGGTGGTGCGCTCTATGAAGAGTTCACCTACGACGACCGCGGCGAACCGCTGGCGGTAACCTTCGCCGACTATCTGATGCCGACGGCGCGCGAAGTGCCTGATGTGGAAGTGATCATTTCCGAGGATGCGCCGAGCCCGCTCAACCCGATGGGGCTCAAGGGCGCCGGCGAAGGCGGCACCAATGCCGTGGGCGCGGCGATTGCAGCGGCGATCGACGACGCGCTCGGCCAGCCCGGGGCTATCACGCAGCTGCCGGTCTCGCCGCAGAGGATCAAAGCCCTGCTCAATAGCAAGATGTGA
- a CDS encoding (2Fe-2S)-binding protein → MSDKTDITLIINGQSHAIRVESRRTLADAIREDCGQTGTHIGCEHGVCGACTVLVNGEPVRSCLMFAQQADGKQIRTVEGLAYGEEMHPMQRAFMENHGLQCGFCTPGFLMLAVGVLEREPDISDHDLVDVLSSNLCRCTGYQNIIKAVRAAAVEMRQS, encoded by the coding sequence ATGAGCGACAAGACCGACATCACCCTCATCATCAACGGTCAGTCCCACGCTATTCGCGTGGAGTCGCGCCGGACCCTCGCCGACGCGATCCGCGAGGACTGTGGCCAGACCGGCACGCATATCGGTTGCGAGCACGGCGTCTGCGGTGCCTGCACGGTGCTGGTCAATGGCGAGCCGGTGCGCTCCTGCCTGATGTTCGCACAACAGGCAGACGGCAAGCAGATCCGTACCGTCGAAGGTCTCGCCTATGGCGAGGAGATGCACCCCATGCAGCGCGCCTTCATGGAGAACCACGGCCTGCAATGCGGCTTCTGCACGCCCGGCTTCCTGATGCTCGCCGTCGGCGTGCTGGAGCGCGAGCCGGATATTTCCGACCACGATCTGGTCGACGTGCTGTCGTCGAACCTGTGTCGCTGCACCGGGTATCAGAACATCATCAAGGCGGTGCGCGCCGCTGCGGTGGAGATGCGTCAGTCGTGA
- a CDS encoding xanthine dehydrogenase family protein molybdopterin-binding subunit, with translation MTVHTKGSGTTWVGRSIRRLEDPALVTGRGRFTADMPATHWVRFVRSSVAAGRIENITAPEGAGIVTAKDLAKLKPIRPMLSKFNYVAVGQPILADGVVRFTGESIAAVYAPSKDQAEDIADQVEVEISEGAPLIDAMDALAEDAPLVHADTKHNVIVEGRIATPGFEDVWKTAHNVLRVDARSRRQNATPMEARAGHAAYDGSTGRVTLTCTTQMPHLTRTAVCDILGIPESDLRVVAPDVGGGFGQKMSLAPEYVLLVWLARKLRSSVAWTEDRRENLIASFHSRDQHVQLEGAFDKNGKLLALRGDIVANIGAYSCFPTTCGVEPLMALAELPGPYDVRAYDCRSRGVMTNTCPMAPYRGVSRPVITFVLERLMDKAAAAFGIEPTELRRRNLIDKFPYTSATGLVFDDGSYKETMEMAIKAIDLDAFRKRQKIARDAGRYLGIGFATFSERTGYGSPAFAARGMEITPGFETVYLTIDPSGFVEARIGSSPHGQGLRTSLAQIIADEIGIDPEFIKVVHGDTDRSPYGWGTFASRSLVLSGGASLLAAQKIRAKLLKMASHFLEAAPEDITLQSGSAHVIGTDRSVTIASMARAAYHQTHIFKGEIEPGLTEIGTYDPSGTFSNACHVAIVEVDIETGRVEMEKFLVAEDAGLIINPMIADGQVHGGVAQGIGNALLEEIIYDETGNILTSTLADFLPPTTHEIPEIELHHIETLTGNSITKAKGLGEGGAIGAPAAVISAINDALSPFEVSIDEMPATPQRIRAALRSSGKLPSNGKLA, from the coding sequence ATGACGGTCCACACCAAGGGCTCCGGTACGACCTGGGTCGGGCGTTCGATCCGCCGGCTCGAGGACCCCGCCCTCGTCACCGGTCGCGGCCGCTTCACGGCGGATATGCCGGCCACTCACTGGGTGCGCTTCGTCCGCAGCAGCGTCGCTGCCGGAAGGATCGAGAATATCACGGCACCAGAGGGCGCAGGCATCGTCACGGCCAAGGACCTCGCAAAGCTGAAGCCGATCCGGCCGATGCTGAGCAAGTTCAACTATGTCGCCGTGGGTCAGCCGATCCTTGCCGATGGCGTGGTGCGGTTCACAGGTGAGTCCATCGCGGCCGTCTACGCACCGAGCAAGGATCAGGCGGAGGACATCGCCGATCAGGTCGAGGTCGAGATATCCGAAGGCGCACCGCTGATCGATGCGATGGATGCGCTCGCCGAAGACGCTCCGCTGGTTCACGCCGACACCAAACACAACGTGATCGTCGAGGGTCGCATCGCGACACCCGGCTTCGAGGATGTCTGGAAGACCGCGCACAACGTGTTGCGCGTCGATGCCCGCTCGCGGCGTCAGAATGCGACGCCGATGGAAGCCCGCGCCGGCCATGCCGCCTATGATGGTTCGACCGGCCGCGTCACGCTGACCTGCACCACGCAGATGCCGCATCTGACACGCACGGCGGTGTGCGACATCCTCGGCATTCCCGAATCCGATTTGCGCGTCGTCGCGCCCGATGTCGGCGGCGGCTTCGGCCAGAAAATGTCGCTCGCGCCGGAATATGTGCTGCTGGTCTGGCTGGCGCGCAAACTGCGCAGCTCCGTGGCCTGGACCGAGGATCGCCGCGAGAACCTGATTGCGAGCTTTCACAGCCGCGACCAGCATGTGCAGCTCGAAGGCGCGTTCGACAAGAACGGTAAGCTGCTCGCTTTGCGCGGCGATATCGTCGCCAATATCGGCGCCTATTCCTGCTTTCCCACGACCTGCGGCGTCGAACCCTTGATGGCGCTGGCCGAACTCCCCGGCCCTTACGATGTGCGCGCCTATGATTGTCGGTCGCGCGGCGTGATGACCAATACCTGTCCGATGGCGCCCTATCGCGGCGTCTCGCGGCCGGTCATCACCTTCGTGCTCGAACGTCTCATGGACAAGGCTGCCGCCGCCTTCGGCATAGAGCCGACCGAACTGCGGCGTCGAAATCTCATCGACAAGTTTCCCTATACGTCGGCGACCGGGCTCGTCTTCGATGACGGTAGCTATAAGGAAACCATGGAGATGGCCATCAAGGCCATCGACCTCGACGCATTCCGCAAGCGCCAGAAGATCGCGCGCGATGCCGGCCGCTATCTCGGTATCGGCTTTGCCACCTTCTCCGAGCGTACTGGCTATGGCAGCCCGGCTTTCGCGGCACGCGGGATGGAGATCACGCCGGGCTTCGAGACCGTGTATCTGACCATCGATCCCTCGGGCTTCGTCGAAGCGCGGATCGGCTCGTCGCCGCATGGCCAGGGACTGCGCACATCACTGGCGCAGATCATCGCCGACGAGATCGGCATCGATCCGGAATTCATCAAGGTGGTTCACGGCGACACAGACCGCTCGCCCTATGGCTGGGGCACCTTTGCCAGCCGTTCGTTGGTGCTGTCGGGCGGCGCCAGCCTGCTGGCCGCGCAAAAGATCCGCGCCAAACTGCTGAAGATGGCGAGCCATTTCCTTGAAGCAGCGCCCGAAGACATCACGCTGCAGTCCGGCTCGGCGCATGTCATCGGGACTGATCGCTCCGTCACCATCGCGTCGATGGCGCGTGCAGCCTATCACCAGACCCACATCTTCAAGGGCGAGATCGAACCGGGTCTCACCGAGATCGGCACCTACGATCCGTCGGGCACCTTCTCCAATGCCTGCCACGTCGCCATTGTCGAAGTCGATATCGAGACCGGCCGTGTGGAGATGGAGAAATTTCTGGTCGCGGAGGATGCCGGGCTGATCATCAATCCGATGATCGCCGACGGCCAGGTCCATGGCGGTGTGGCGCAGGGCATCGGCAACGCGCTGCTGGAAGAGATCATCTATGACGAGACCGGCAACATCCTGACCAGCACGCTGGCGGATTTTCTGCCGCCGACGACGCACGAAATTCCCGAAATCGAGCTGCATCACATCGAAACTCTGACCGGCAATTCCATCACCAAGGCCAAGGGCCTCGGCGAAGGCGGCGCCATCGGTGCGCCGGCAGCGGTGATCTCGGCGATCAACGATGCGCTCTCACCATTCGAAGTCTCCATCGACGAAATGCCGGCGACGCCGCAGCGCATTCGGGCGGCCCTGCGCAGCAGCGGAAAATTGCCAAGCAACGGAAAACTTGCATGA
- a CDS encoding FAD binding domain-containing protein, which yields MSALAEFAPLDGRILAGGQSLVPIMAFRMARPAHLIDINEVEGLDRLAVDGDYLSIGARVRHGAFHKPVIDGPLGKLLAFVVSHIAHYPIRMRGTFCGSLAHADPASEWCLVAATLNAQLVVKSVRGERIVPVTDFLEGIMSTSLAEDEFLAEARLPLLPDDTKFGFYEFSRRAGDFAMSAALVTYRLVNGVITDAHVGIGGAEDRARRITEAEDVLIGQIPSPDLFVAAGEAAANAIEPLEDIQTTAEYRCDLVRAVTRRALERSTQ from the coding sequence GTGAGTGCATTGGCCGAGTTTGCGCCGCTCGACGGCCGCATTCTGGCGGGCGGCCAGAGCCTGGTGCCGATCATGGCGTTCCGCATGGCGCGGCCGGCGCATTTGATCGATATCAATGAGGTCGAAGGGCTCGACCGCCTCGCTGTCGACGGCGATTATCTCTCGATTGGCGCGCGGGTGCGCCACGGCGCATTCCACAAGCCTGTCATCGACGGTCCGCTTGGTAAGCTCCTCGCTTTCGTGGTCAGCCACATCGCGCATTATCCAATCCGCATGCGCGGGACTTTTTGTGGCAGCCTCGCCCATGCCGACCCTGCATCGGAATGGTGCCTCGTCGCAGCGACGCTGAACGCGCAACTGGTCGTGAAGAGCGTGCGTGGTGAGCGCATCGTCCCTGTCACCGACTTCCTCGAAGGCATCATGTCGACATCGCTGGCCGAGGACGAGTTCCTCGCCGAAGCGCGCTTGCCGCTGCTGCCCGACGATACCAAGTTCGGCTTCTACGAGTTCAGCCGCCGTGCGGGCGATTTTGCGATGTCTGCCGCGCTCGTCACCTATCGCCTCGTCAATGGCGTGATCACCGATGCGCATGTCGGCATTGGTGGTGCCGAAGACCGTGCACGACGGATCACTGAGGCCGAAGACGTGTTGATCGGTCAGATTCCCTCGCCGGACCTGTTCGTCGCTGCCGGTGAAGCCGCGGCGAATGCGATCGAGCCGCTGGAGGATATCCAGACCACGGCCGAGTATCGCTGCGATCTGGTCCGCGCCGTGACGCGCCGCGCGCTGGAGCGCTCGACGCAATGA
- the serA gene encoding phosphoglycerate dehydrogenase, translating to MNSLPLPQLSLPKDKIKILLLEGVNDSAVELIEAAGYSSVTRLSKALGGNELKEALKGVHILGIRSRTQITQDVLDAADRLIAIGCFSVGTNQVDIDAARRSGIPVFNAPFSNTRSVAELVIGEIVMLFRRIISRSNLAHEGGWEKSANNSYEVRGKTLGIVGYGSIGSQLSNLAEALGMRVIFYDHTDRLRHGNTEPVGSLQELLAQSDVVSMHVPETPATQGMIGHDEFAAMKDGAYFINNSRGTVVDLDALADALRQGKVRGAAVDVFPVEPSSNQERFVTPLQGLENVILTPHVGGSTEEAQERIGAEVARKLIDYSDSGSTMGTVNFPQVQLPARPSGTRFIQVQRNVPGMLGRLNEVLARHAVNIAAQYYETNNDIGYVVLDADASAADSERVLADIRALEGTIRARLLYEYKD from the coding sequence ATGAATAGCCTGCCTTTGCCGCAGCTTTCCCTCCCGAAAGACAAGATCAAAATCCTTCTGCTCGAAGGCGTGAACGACAGCGCGGTCGAGCTGATCGAGGCGGCGGGCTATTCGAGCGTGACGCGGCTCTCCAAGGCGCTCGGTGGCAATGAGCTGAAGGAAGCGCTCAAGGGCGTACACATTCTCGGTATCCGGTCGCGCACGCAGATCACCCAGGACGTGCTCGATGCCGCGGACCGGCTGATCGCGATCGGCTGCTTCAGCGTCGGCACCAATCAGGTGGACATCGACGCGGCGCGCCGCAGCGGCATTCCCGTGTTCAATGCGCCGTTCTCGAATACACGCTCGGTCGCCGAGCTCGTGATCGGCGAGATCGTCATGCTGTTCCGCCGGATTATCTCGCGCTCCAATCTGGCGCATGAAGGCGGTTGGGAGAAATCCGCCAATAACAGCTATGAGGTGCGCGGCAAGACGCTCGGCATCGTCGGTTACGGCAGCATCGGCTCGCAGCTCTCGAACCTGGCGGAAGCGCTGGGCATGCGCGTGATCTTCTACGATCACACCGATCGATTGCGTCACGGCAACACCGAACCTGTCGGAAGCCTGCAGGAACTGCTGGCGCAGAGCGATGTGGTCAGCATGCATGTGCCGGAGACACCGGCCACGCAGGGGATGATCGGTCACGACGAGTTCGCCGCCATGAAGGACGGCGCCTATTTCATCAACAACAGCCGCGGCACGGTGGTCGATCTCGATGCGCTGGCCGATGCACTGCGCCAGGGCAAAGTGCGTGGTGCAGCCGTCGACGTATTCCCCGTCGAGCCCAGCTCCAATCAGGAGCGCTTCGTTACGCCGCTGCAGGGTCTGGAGAACGTCATCCTGACGCCGCATGTCGGCGGCTCCACCGAAGAGGCTCAGGAGCGCATAGGCGCGGAAGTCGCACGCAAACTGATCGACTACAGCGACAGCGGGTCGACTATGGGCACGGTGAACTTCCCGCAGGTACAACTGCCGGCGCGCCCGTCAGGTACACGATTCATCCAGGTCCAGCGCAACGTTCCGGGCATGCTGGGGCGGCTGAACGAGGTACTGGCGCGTCATGCGGTCAACATCGCCGCGCAATATTACGAGACCAACAACGACATCGGCTATGTCGTGCTCGATGCCGATGCATCGGCGGCGGACAGCGAGCGGGTGCTGGCGGATATTCGGGCGCTGGAAGGTACCATCCGCGCCCGCTTGTTGTATGAATACAAGGACTGA
- the dusA gene encoding tRNA dihydrouridine(20/20a) synthase DusA, with protein sequence MMDWSDTHCRVFHRILSKRARLYTEMLTTGAVIHGDRRRLLGFDASEHPVALQLGGSEPAHLAEAAKIGADFGYDEININVGCPSDRVKDGRFGACLMAEPDLVARGVAAMKQAADVPVTVKCRIGIDDQDPEVALDTLARAVVAAGADGLIVHARKAWLNGLSPKENRNIPPLNYDRVYRLKAAMPGVPIVINGGIVGVTEAVAHLVHVDGAMLGRAAYQEPWRLLSVDPELFGEPAPHATMKDAFEAMMPYIEDQLAQGTRLHSITRHFVGAFHAVRGARAFRRHLAENGVKHGAGINVLRDAIALVEDEPAVSEAA encoded by the coding sequence ATGATGGACTGGTCGGATACCCATTGCAGGGTATTTCACCGGATACTGTCAAAGCGGGCGCGGCTCTATACGGAGATGCTGACGACGGGCGCCGTGATCCATGGCGATCGTAGGCGGTTGCTTGGCTTTGACGCCAGCGAACATCCGGTGGCGCTGCAGCTTGGTGGTTCGGAGCCGGCGCACCTCGCAGAGGCTGCAAAGATCGGTGCGGATTTCGGCTATGACGAAATCAACATCAATGTCGGCTGTCCTTCGGATCGCGTGAAGGACGGGCGCTTCGGGGCGTGTCTGATGGCGGAGCCCGATCTGGTGGCGCGCGGTGTGGCCGCGATGAAGCAGGCCGCGGACGTGCCGGTCACCGTGAAGTGCCGCATCGGCATCGACGATCAGGATCCCGAAGTGGCGCTCGATACGCTGGCACGAGCGGTGGTCGCCGCCGGCGCCGACGGCCTGATCGTGCATGCGCGCAAGGCGTGGCTCAATGGCCTGTCGCCGAAAGAGAACCGCAACATTCCGCCGCTGAATTACGACCGTGTCTATCGGCTGAAGGCGGCGATGCCCGGCGTGCCGATCGTGATCAATGGCGGCATCGTCGGTGTCACTGAAGCCGTTGCTCATCTCGTGCATGTGGATGGCGCGATGCTCGGCCGTGCCGCCTATCAGGAGCCTTGGCGCTTGCTGTCGGTGGATCCCGAATTGTTCGGCGAGCCGGCGCCGCATGCGACGATGAAAGACGCGTTCGAGGCGATGATGCCCTATATCGAGGATCAGCTCGCGCAAGGCACGCGGCTGCACTCGATCACTAGGCATTTTGTCGGCGCGTTTCACGCGGTGCGCGGTGCGCGCGCGTTCCGGCGCCATCTTGCGGAGAACGGCGTCAAGCATGGCGCTGGCATCAATGTACTGCGCGATGCGATAGCGCTGGTCGAGGATGAACCGGCGGTGTCAGAAGCGGCCTAA
- a CDS encoding TIGR02281 family clan AA aspartic protease, translating to MSRVFLLVAVIVATAGAALAYGDPKQISKAGNLVTEILRKQSPPPLRLVDVPRGNTGEFGLQVKINGVKTAMVIDTGATSVVLTYETAKAAGLPLELLDYNVDVETAGGRTKAARLTLDRLAVGKLVERSVPALVVPRGQMKTNLLGMSFLDRLESWEVRADRLMLRGYP from the coding sequence ATGAGCCGGGTCTTTCTTCTCGTCGCCGTCATCGTCGCGACCGCGGGCGCCGCCCTCGCTTATGGCGATCCCAAACAAATTTCCAAGGCCGGCAATCTCGTCACAGAAATTTTGCGCAAGCAGAGCCCGCCGCCACTGCGGCTGGTCGACGTCCCGCGCGGCAACACTGGCGAGTTCGGACTTCAGGTCAAGATCAACGGCGTCAAGACGGCGATGGTGATCGATACCGGCGCAACCTCGGTGGTGCTGACTTATGAGACCGCAAAGGCCGCGGGCCTGCCGCTCGAATTGCTCGACTACAATGTCGACGTCGAGACTGCCGGCGGTCGCACCAAGGCGGCACGATTGACGCTGGATCGTCTGGCCGTCGGCAAACTGGTGGAGCGTTCGGTGCCGGCACTGGTGGTGCCGCGTGGGCAGATGAAGACCAATCTGCTCGGCATGAGTTTTCTCGATCGCCTGGAAAGCTGGGAAGTCCGCGCCGACAGGCTGATGCTGCGCGGCTATCCGTAA
- a CDS encoding DUF1289 domain-containing protein — MSKETPCIAVCFIDPKTKLCLGCGRTLPEIARWGKMDSAERLDTMALLPARMAEAGLEPSSTYARKTSAAT; from the coding sequence ATGAGCAAAGAAACACCGTGCATCGCAGTCTGCTTCATCGATCCCAAGACCAAGCTCTGCCTCGGCTGCGGACGCACGCTGCCGGAGATCGCGCGCTGGGGAAAAATGGACAGCGCGGAGCGTCTGGATACGATGGCGCTGCTGCCGGCCCGCATGGCCGAGGCCGGGCTGGAGCCTTCGTCGACATACGCAAGGAAGACATCCGCGGCCACCTGA